The DNA sequence GACCTCGATGCCCAGGCGTTTCAGGGTCACGCGGAACTGGTTGACCGTGCCGCCGTACAGGTTGGGCGAGGCCACGATGTTGTCGCCGGCCTGCGCCACGTTCAGCAGCGCCACCAGCTGCGCGGCGTGCCCGCTGGAGACCGACAGCGCCCCCACGCCGCCTTCCAGCGCCGCAATCCGCTCCTCGAACACCGCGTTGGTGGGGTTCATGATCCGGCTGTAGATGTTGCCGAAGGCCCGCAGCCCGAACAGGTCGGCGGCGTGCTGCGGCGACTCGAAGACGTAGCTGTTGGTGGGGTAGATCGGCACCGCCTGCGAACCCGTGGTGGGATCGGGCTTCTGACCGGCGTGGACTTGCAGGGTTTCAAAGTGTTGGGTTGCAGGGTGCTGGGGCATACGGGGTGGCCTCCCATCGGGGCTGGGTGGGGGCCACTGTAAAAACAGCGGCGCCCCCTCTCGTGTGGTGAAGAGAAGGGGCGAATATCGTCATCCGCGTCGGCCTTCCCGCTTGATCCCGCCCTTGCCGCGCTCATCGTTAAGCCGCGAATCTCAGGGGGGCTGGCCTTGGCACCGTGACGCGATGGGGTCCGGTTGCCGCGCCGTCAACGAGCCAGGTCTCTCGGGCGCTCTGAAGTGGGTGGTGCTTGGTGAAACAGACTCCACGCGGGAGCTGAAAAGAGGTTAGCGGGCCGCATCGGCCAGAGTCAAGGTGGGGTGCGTAGACAGGGCGGCAGATTCTGGCTCAGCCTGCCGCGCACTCCGGGCACTGGCCGTACAGCGTGACCTCATGCGCCTCCACCACGAAGCCGCCAGGGTAGACCGTGCCGCTGGGCAGCGTGACGGGGCAGGTGTGCAGCGTGAACACGCGTCCGCACTGATTGCAGGAAAAGTGATGGTGATGGCCCTTGCCCGCCGCCTCATAAAGGGTCTCGCCGTCCAGGGTGACTGGGTGGATCCGGCCCTGCTCGGTCAGCAATTTCAGCGTGCGGTACACGGTGGCGATGCCCAGCCCCGGCAGATCATCCTGCGCCCGCTCGAAGACCTCGGCCACCGCCAGCGGTCCCGGCGCGCGGCCCAGCACCTGGGCGATCACGTCGCGCTGGCGGGTGCTGCGGGTGCCGGTCATGGCACGGAGGCTAGCAGACCGGGTCAGGCCAGATCAAAAAACAGCCCACCATTGCGCGGTGGGCTGTGGTCAGTGCTGAGTCGGGTTTGACGGCATCAATGCGGGAGAGTATCAGCGCAGGTTGGGATTGCTCTTCTCGTCCGGGGCGATGGCGCTGCCCTGGGCCTTGGCCTCCACCACACTTTTAGGAGTGGGCACCACGCCAGGATGGTCATGACTGGCGGCCACGGGCGGCACGCTGCCTTCAGCGCTGGCCTGATCGTTGTAACTCTCTGCCTGTCCGGTGGGGGCGGGCTTCAGGAACGAGGCGGCGGCGCTGGACCCCGTGGACGCGGTGCCCATCGGCCTGGGTCCGCTGCCGGACGAGGTGACTGGAGCCTCACTTTTGCTCAGCGACGGCCCAGCCGAGGGTGCCGCACGCTCCATCGCCCGCGGCTGAGTGGCCCTGGTTTTGGGCTCCTCGCCGGCTTTTTCCAGCATGTTGTTGGCGATCTCTTCCAGCTTGGGAGCCAGCACCCGGTCCGACAGGGTCTTGACCGCCAGGGTGCCCAGGGTGGCGAGCAACGCGCCGCCCACCCCGCCGCCCTTCTGGGATTTCTGGGCCTTGACCAGTTCCTTCTGGTACTTGACGGGACTTCCGGCGTCCACGTAGATTTTTTTCGTGCGCTTAAACTGCGTGCCGATCAGCAGGCCCAGCACGGCGCCCACCGCAGACGCGCCGCCCAGCATCTTGACCGGCTCCTTCTGCATCTGCACCTGCAGGTTGGCGCGTTCGGCCAGCACGTCCAGGCTTTCTTTCAGGCGCTCGCGGGCCGCCTCACGCTCGGTCAGGTTGGACTTGAACTCGTGGTCGGCCATCAGACGTCACCCCCGCCTTTCTTGATGTCGTCCTGGTACGTGGGCGTGGTGCTCACGCTGATGCCAGGGGCGTCATCCAGCACCACGGGGTCTTGCAGCAGCGGATCTCGGTGGTGGCCGGCCGCCCTGTGGCCCGGCTCGGCGTGGTTGGCGCTGGGCACCTCGCCCTTGTCGAGCTTCTCGTTCAGCGAGCCGCCGTACATCCTGGCCGAGCCGTCCGGTTCACTCTCGTAGACCGGCACGGTGGAGGTGCCGCCTTCCACGCGCACGGTGGCCTGCTGGCCGTCGTCGCCGACGTAGCGGTTCTCGCCGCTGGCGTACAGGCCCGGATCGCGGGGCACCTCCACCGAGGTCCGGCTGGCCGGCTGCCGCGAATCCTGATCGGTGGCGCGGTCCGGGGCGCCCAGGCCAGGGCTGACGGTCCCGCCCGCCGGGCCACGCGGCGCATTGGTGGGCGAGACGACGACGGTGCGGGTGGGAGTGCCGGTGGGCACGCTGCCCTGCACAGGCGTGGTGTGCATCCCACTGGCCGGTGTGCCGGCAGTCTGGGCCTGGGCAGCGCGGCGTTCGCGGGCCGCCTTCTCGGCCTGTTCAGCCTGATACTGGGCTTCCAGGCGCTCGTCCTCGGTCATGGCATCAAAGCTCTTGGCGCGCGGCTCGTCGGTGTCCACTTCTGCCCCCAGTTTGCGGATGCCCAGCAGGATCATCACGCCGGTCACGACGAAGCTGAAGATGGCGATCAAGAGCGCGGCGGCCCAGGCGCCCAGCCCCAAACGCATCAGGCCGTAGAACACGAATAGGATCAGGAAGACCAGCGCCAGCACCAGCGGCCCGGTGGCGGCCAGCAGCAGGACCACGCCGACGCCCTTGGCCTTGGCAATGTCGCTGACTTTCCTGACCAGCGCGTTGATCTCGGATTTGACGAGGGTCACGCCCGCATCGAACACGTCGACGATGGCCCCTCCCATACTCTTGCGTTCTTCCATGCATTCCCTCCGGGGAGCGGCCCCACGCCCGAAGCAGCGTGAACGGACAGGCCAGATACTGCCCAGCATAATGACTTCTGTGACACAAAAGCCCCAGATGCAAGAAAACCTGAACCCTGTCCCGTCCGGACAGCCCGCGCTGAGCGTGGCCCAGCGCAGCAATACGCTGGAGCTGACGGCGCGCGGCTACGCCCTGTGGCGGGCCCGGTCCCTGGGGCTGCTCAGCGGCCGGCCTTTCAGCCTGGCGCGTGAGGCCCGGCTGTTCCGGGCGCTGTGCCGGCCGCACGCTGGCGAGCGCTGGCTGGACGCCGGCACCAGCGCGGGCTTCTACGCGGGCGTGCTGGCGAGCGCGGGCTGCCGGGTGCTGGCCGCCGATCTGAGCGCCGCCATGCTGCGCGAGGGCCAGCGGCGCGAGCCGAGTGCTCAGATCGACTGGGCGCTGCTGAACCTGGAAGACAGCGGCCTGCCGGACGGCAGTTTCGACGGTGTCACGGTGGGCGCCACCCTGAACGAGACCCATGATCCGGCGCGCTTTCTGCGTGAACTGGCCCGCGTGCTGCGCCCCGGCGGCCAGTTGTGGCTGATGTACGTGCCGCGCACCGGCGGACCCCTGCAAAGCCTGCTCTCGACAGCGGCGCTGGGCGGCCTGAACTTTCCCGATCCGGCCTGGGTGGCGCGGCAACTGCCCGAGCTGTCCCTGACCGACGGTCTGGGCGTCGGCGCGGTGCGGTTCGGGCGCTATGTCAAGGCAGACGCGGTCAAGACAGGGGCTGAGGGGGCGGGGGCGGCGCAACAGGGCCATCTGTAAAGGATTGATCTCGCCTTTGATGCCTCCCGGTCCACCCCACCGTCAGGAGTCTGTAAGAATGTGGGAGGTCTGGCCCGGCCGGACCCCCTAGACTCGGCCCCAAGGATTTTCCCCATGATCAACACGTCCCTGCCTCCCTCCCCGACTTCCGCTGCCCCGGTGCAGGCGGTGGCCCATTGCCGGGACGTGACGCGGGACCACAGCAAGACCTTCTTTCTGGGCTCGCGGCTGTTTCCGCTGCGGCAGCGGCAGGCGGTCTGGGCGGTGTACGCGGCCTGCCGCACCGGGGACGATATTGCCGACGAGTCCACCGCCGACAGCGTCGAGGCCGAACTCGACGTGTGGT is a window from the Deinococcus radiopugnans ATCC 19172 genome containing:
- a CDS encoding class I SAM-dependent methyltransferase, with product MTSVTQKPQMQENLNPVPSGQPALSVAQRSNTLELTARGYALWRARSLGLLSGRPFSLAREARLFRALCRPHAGERWLDAGTSAGFYAGVLASAGCRVLAADLSAAMLREGQRREPSAQIDWALLNLEDSGLPDGSFDGVTVGATLNETHDPARFLRELARVLRPGGQLWLMYVPRTGGPLQSLLSTAALGGLNFPDPAWVARQLPELSLTDGLGVGAVRFGRYVKADAVKTGAEGAGAAQQGHL
- a CDS encoding Fur family transcriptional regulator, which encodes MTGTRSTRQRDVIAQVLGRAPGPLAVAEVFERAQDDLPGLGIATVYRTLKLLTEQGRIHPVTLDGETLYEAAGKGHHHHFSCNQCGRVFTLHTCPVTLPSGTVYPGGFVVEAHEVTLYGQCPECAAG
- a CDS encoding phage holin family protein — encoded protein: MEERKSMGGAIVDVFDAGVTLVKSEINALVRKVSDIAKAKGVGVVLLLAATGPLVLALVFLILFVFYGLMRLGLGAWAAALLIAIFSFVVTGVMILLGIRKLGAEVDTDEPRAKSFDAMTEDERLEAQYQAEQAEKAARERRAAQAQTAGTPASGMHTTPVQGSVPTGTPTRTVVVSPTNAPRGPAGGTVSPGLGAPDRATDQDSRQPASRTSVEVPRDPGLYASGENRYVGDDGQQATVRVEGGTSTVPVYESEPDGSARMYGGSLNEKLDKGEVPSANHAEPGHRAAGHHRDPLLQDPVVLDDAPGISVSTTPTYQDDIKKGGGDV